A segment of the Populus nigra chromosome 12, ddPopNigr1.1, whole genome shotgun sequence genome:
TTATAGATTGAAACAGTCTCCCAGAGCATGGTTTGGAAGATTCAGTCTAGCAATACGAAAGCATGGATTTAGCTAAAACAACTCGGACCATACACTATTTCTGAAAAGAAATGGGGGAAAAACAGCAGCCTTGattatttatgttgatgatataataGTCACAGAAAATGATGAAGAAGGAATTTTAGAATTACAAAGGTATCTAGCAAGTGAATTTGAAACGAAGGATCTTGGTGGGTTGAAGTATTTCTTGGGCATCGAAGTATACAGATTAAAACTAGGCATATTCCTCTCACAAAGAAAGTATGAATTGAACCTATTAGCCGAAACAGGTATGTCGGATAGCAAGCCTGTGGATACACCAATCGTACAAAATCATTGTTTAGCGGAATATCCAGATCAAGTTCCCACAAATAGAGAACGATATCAGAAATTGGTGGGAAGACTCATTTGCCTTTAACATACATGTCCTGATATCGCATATGCAGTCAGTCTAGTCAGCCAATTCATGCACAACCTAAGTGAAGAATATATGGAGGCAGCATTGCGAGTACTTAGATACTTAAAATCTTCTCCAGGAAGAGGAATTCTTTTCTCAAAGAATGATCACCTTAACATCATTGGTTATACTGATGCAGACTGGGCAGGAAATCTGACTGACATAAAGTCTTCTTCAGGATACTTTACCTTTGTTGGAGAAAACTTGGTGACTTGGAAAAGTAAGAAGCAAAATGTTGTTGCTCTATATAGTGCTGAAGCAGAATTCAGAGGGATGAGTAAAGGATTATATGAAATACTATGGATAAAAGGGCTACTTAAAGAGCTAGGATATCCTATGAAGACTGAGATGAAGATATACTGTGACAACAAAGCCGCAATTGTCATAGCCAATAATCTAGTTCAACATGATCGAACTAAACATGTGGAAGTAGATAGACATTTCATCAAGCAGAAACTCGATGAGAAAactgattttttcttttgtcaaatCTGATGATCAATTGGCAGACATACTTACTAAAACAGTATCAAGTATAGTGTTTCATTGCTCTCTCAACAAGTTGGGCATACGAAATATCTTTGCACTAACTCGAGAGGGAGTGTTGACAAGGACTAATTCTTggtttaataaatattacaaatcagaaaaactaaaaatcagaAACAAGTTTAGgaaagattttgatatatttctattCTTAATTTTCCATccttaaaaagaatttattgtacatgtatatatacaagttctatgcaataaaaaaaatacattgaattgatacaaataattatctCTGAACTACCAGATACTGTTGACAAAGTAAGAATACTGACCTGATTTCTTCTCCTTTCAAAGAATCGTAGCTCAGCTCTAGAGCTGAGTAAACTTGGCTATCCATTTCATCCCTGTCAAACCTTTTCAGCCTTTCCAAAGCATCCTTCCACTCTGACAGATCTCCATCTTTTAATGCCCTCGCAACAGTAACTATTAAAATGGGCAAACCAGCACATCTTTTGGCTACTTCTACAGCAACAAGCTGCAGATCGGGATATTTGACAACATCACCCGCCATCTTCTTAAACAGATTCCATGCTTCATTCTCGGGTAAAACTTGAAGCCAGAAAACTTTTTTTGTAACCATTCCACGGGATAATACATTTCGATCTCTCGATGTCATCAATATTTTGCATCCCCGATGATCACTACCAGAAGGAATCCCCACATCATCTAGTTCAAGCCTCTCCCAAATGTCATCCAAAATCACAAGTACCTTTGTCTCTCTTTTAAGCCGCTCGTACAAGAAATCTGCTCTTCCACTTTCAGTCTCTGCATCCAATTTGAGACCTAGCCCATCTGCTATTTCCCCCTGAATATTTCTCAGGTTAGGAGTCTGAGATACAACAGCCAGAACCACCACATCAAAAATCCTGCCCGCCTTGACTTGTCCAGCAACCTTTTTCACAAGTGTGGTCTTGCCTACACCAGGCATCCCATACACTCCAACTAGGTCGACATCATCATCTTTTAAGGCCTCcaaaatttcatccaaaacaGGTCCTCTTGATTCGAAAGCCTCGTAATGTTTGTGAGATCTGTCCTCTATCCCGCGTCGAGAAGGACGGTAGGACACCCTATCAAATTTGCTTCGAAGACTGATCTTAACAGCCTCCTCTGCAATACTCTCTATGTTTTTACTAACCTTGTAGCGCGTCGTCACATTAGGGAACAACCCCATGAAGCACCTCTTCTTTGCCTCGTCTTCATCTTCAAAAACTCTGTTAGCCTTTTCAGTGATAATATTCACACTAGCAAGCCACTTTCCAACATCATCTTCAATGTTTTCCCTTCTATTTATAGCCTCGTCTACAGAATGCAGCACCCTTGTTTTTGTATCTGACAGCTCCTCTAAGTGAGTTCGGAGGCTCTGAACATTTCTGCTGTAGTTGAATACACGAGTAACGGAGCGCCTAATGGGAACAATTAACAGTTCCACAACCGTGGATGTCAAGGAACCAAGGATCTCCATAGCCAATGTTCTGCCTTTGTTTAGCAGCCAAATCACAAGTAAAGGATGATCACTACTGCGATATTTGAAAACCACAAATAAAGGATGATCACTACTGTGATATTTGAAAAACTATGAAGATGGATGTAGCAGATAAAATGAGTGAAAGAATTTGCTTAGAGCAACTGCAGAGAGGCTAGGTTAGTTTGCGAAGTAAAGTCAAGCAATTATATTCAAGTAAATATGATCCCAATGACTTTCCTAGCAACAGAAGGTTAGTTTGTGAAGTCAAGTCAAGCAATTATATTCAAGTAAATATGACCAATAACTTTCCTAGCAACTCTCTCATTTCTGCTGAGTCTGCAGCTTGGTATCTTCTTGATAGGTTTTGTAATTTACCCAATAGTATATTGGCAGCGCTCCGTATtagattaataatatttttttaatataaaaaatataaataatatattaagtgTACTTGGATTAACCGCACTTCAACTCTATTGAATCTTGTCGATAGTAGGGCTCCATGTTGTTGAGTTCTGCTAGCAATATAAAAAGTCCCATTAGCAATATAAAAAGTCccattaatataaaagaaaataaatccaaCTAACCcaactttgaataaaaaaaattatcatcattcaatttttatataatataaattttttttattaatttattttttatcatataaaaaaaaattaaataaaaaaaaatctaaaataataaaaaaaataaaattagacttATTTAAGTCTAAATGAAAGCATGACTAAGTAGGATTGAGTTTAATTATCAAGCTAGACTCAACACCTGTTAGAAGTGATTTAGATCTAGTTATTTAGCCACATCTAACTGCTTTtagcacaaaaaacaaaaataataatattctaaaaaaaacctttctgaTTAACAAACGGCAAAGACAATGCTTCTACAAACATTATAATGTCGTCTATAATGAAAAGACTTTATGTTTGTAAGTGGTTTACAATGAGTCTGTGTCtgcataaaatataatataatattttaggaTATCCTTTTAATGAAcagttagattttttatttgttttttatttttaactaatataGAGCGTAGTTGTAAATATCTAACGGGTAATAGGTGAGAAGAATTCAAGTCagaccttaattttttttaaaaaaagcattcggatgttgttttttctatttttttttttaaatttagatgtCAAGAatcaagttttgatttaattaacaaatcaatatataattttaatccggttaaccaattttttttttatccgaaTCCAAAATTTACAAGTAGGTTTGGAGTAGCAGTTTTTAtaactatattttataattaacattGAATACAATAATTTCGGTGAtggttattattttgaattttattcttgaaaaaaatattaaaatggaaTAATCTAAATTACTGTTTGCATAGGAAGAACATTCCAAATTAAgtcattgtttctttttctgaacgaaacatgattaaattatttatcatattatttattttaatattaattagccGTGCATTGAAATAAGATGGTTTCAGTCATGTAAAATCCCGATGCTGATATGAATTAGTAGATTAATCAGCCAAACTTAAAAGTCCAAACCCGACACACCAAGAAACTGAAATAAACATTAACCTAACCAATCCaaacttttatattaaaaaacaaaacaatattacTTTTTTGATaagacaaaataataattaacagattaagttagtttaaaattatatatatatatatatatataagacttGTTTGGAAATACGATGAATACTCAATCATtctaatatgttaattttaaaaatatttttaaaaaaaaaaaatattatcttaatacatttctaaacaaaaaatatattttaaatcacaacCGCTACCCCGCTACCCCAATCCAATCCAGGCACAAAAACCTaaacataaacaaattcatcatttgaatttttttttttttaaaagttgcaATTGTCATTGAAAATATAGTAAACATAAACACTTTAAAGCCACAGACAAGACGTGGCTTTGTTGCTAGTTTATGCATAATAATTAAGACTGGCTTTTTTCTTCGCTTGCACCTGGATGATACCTTCATTAAAATCCTCATGATTCACCTGTTTTCAAATCCATCCCAATACAAGAATTTAGTTAGAGCTTGCTCCGTGAACTACTTTCGAAATAATTGTTGACACTTGACATGTCAGGTTCTCgcttgtaaggaaaaaaaaaaaaggtcttggAAAAGACAACGAAACAGGACATGTGTGAGAGAGTACCTCGGTTGCATCACGGCGAAGAGCTAGCATCCCAGCTTCGACACAAACTGCTTTCAGCTGTGCCCCATTAAAATCATCTGTGGAGCGAGCGAGCTCTTCAAAGTTCACGTCTGGATGGACGTTCATCTTCCTTGAATGGATCTACAACATCAGCGggaaaaacaaatgcaattaAAACTACTGTTTTCACACGAGTGAAAGGGGCCATCAAGCAATTGTGATGTGACAAACCTGCAAAATTCGAGCTCTAGCTTCTTCACTTGGATGTGGAAATTCAATTTTGCGATCCAGTCGACCTGATCGCATGAGGGCTGGGTCCAGGATATCAGCACGATTTGTTGCAGCAATCACCTGAAATTATAACAAGAAATTGTGACTGCCATTAATCACAAACACAACAGATATTTTTAGGGGCGGGAAATGACACTGCACTTCATAGTTTACAGAAGCCATCCACCCCAAGAACAAACAGAAAACAATTCATTTATTGAAGAAACATCTAGCGTCACAGAAGCATCAACGAACCTTAATCCTGTCATCACTGCTAAAGCCATCAAGCTGATTGAGCAATTCTAACATGGTCCTCTGCACTTCCCTATCTCCACTAACCTCACTGCACACAGGGAcaggatatttttaaaatcagctaCAATAAAATTAAGCAGCAAGAACAGAACTCCAACTTTGAAAAGCTAAATATCAAAGGTGAAAGCAAGTTGATTGCTGAAGAAGTAGAAATGTAGCATACCTGTCAAACCGCTTTGTGCCAATAGCATCGATTTCATCTATAAAAATGATGCAGGGAGATTTCTCTTTTGCAAGCTGGAAGGCATCACGGACAAGTTTGGCTCCATCTCCAATGAACATCTAAAAATGATTAAAGTTAAATTACTCCTATACAAGACTACTTTGTTATGAACTTAAAACAAGATTAGAAACATTGCATTTTGTAATTACGCTTTCTTCTCAAATCTAACTAGTCATGATGTTCCCATAAGTGCATCACAAAACATCTTTCAAGTTACAGTGCAAAAAGAGGAGCACCCAACTCTCAGTTttggaaacaaaaggaaaaagcaGAATTCTAAAGAGGGAATATAATGTACTAAAAAAATTGCTCTACCTGAACAAGTTGTGGGCCTGCCAACTTTAAGAAAGTGGCATTTGTTTGTGCAGCACAAGCACGGGCCATCAATGTTTTCCCAGTTCCAGGAGGTCCATACAAGAGGATACCTTTGGGAGGACGAATACCCAACTTCTGAAATCGCTCTTGGTGAGTCATGGGCAATACAATAGCCTCAACTAATTCTTGGATCTGTTGCAGAAGGAACAAAATCAGGTATTATCATCTaacagaaacaataaaagaactGCTCCTATAGATCATGCTTTTGAGTCAAAATCCACCTGCTTCTCCAAGCCTCCAATATCATTGTAGTCTTCTGTGGGTTTTTCATCAACCTCCATGGCCTTAACTCGCGAATCATATTCTGACGGTAGAGTATCCAAAATCAGGTAGCTATCTTTGTTGACTCCAACCAGGTCCCCAGGTTTTAACTTGTCAGGATCAACAAGCCCAAcaacaggaagaaaaatagTCTGCATTTGAggaagaatttaaatttataaatcttGATAAATGTGGCCAAGCAGTTGTATCACTATACAATTTCTTCAATGTCTAAACTTCTGTCAACtcaaaagatgataaaattaaacagGCTTTTGAATTGAAAGTAAGAACATCAGGGCTAATATACATGAGCTGCTCTAAAAGTATGAATTCAAATGCTtgtaaagaaaatagaagatcAAGCtacattgaattttaattttgcaCATCACTTTTCCATCATCACTACCTTGTTTCTAGTCTACCAGTCAGATACAAGAGAACTGCATAAGATGGCTCACCTGACGAGTTGATGTTTTCAGCACAACACATTTACCCTTCCTTTGAGAGTCAAGGTCAATGTTTGCCCCATCTTCTTCAGCCTCGTCTTCTGGGTTCATTTCCAAAATCTATAAATGCATAGACGCCAAAATATGGAGTTAGTGCCAACATCGCTAGAACTTCTATTAAAAACAACCGACTTTATTAACATTCAATTGAACCCCTGAAAGTTGGAAAGTTGGAGAAAaagatttctattttctttgccTATAGTTGGGAATGAGATAACCAAGTGATAAACTTGAAGAGCGAGTCATGAGCTTTCTCATCACATTTTTCTAGCGACAGTAAAACAGAACAATACAACCAATGTCTGAACAATATTCATAGCAAAATCCCAACCATTTGATTTTCAGGAAAAAGGGctgttttaaaatagaaattttgCATTGCAAAGGGAAGACACCAGAACAGCTACTCATGTTTAGTCCACAGGAGTGTAATTCAACTTAAGTTACAGTCTTCAAACACTCCATCATTGTCGACATCCAGGCATTAAAAATGAATGCCAACAAGATTTACCTCGACAATGTTGCCAACCAGGTATGGCAGCTGCTTGTTGAGTTTAATCTTCTCTTGATTCTCCTTTATCTTCTCCTTATATGAATCCAGCTCCAGATTCGTTCTCTGCACCTCTTCCTACATTCCCCACAAACACACACCAATCAAAAcaccacccaaaaaaaatacttaagttCACTACTCAAACAAATCTTTGCATTCTAAAACACCCACTTCAAACAAAAAAGTAACCACTTTCCCAAACTTTATACACACGAACACAACCACTAAAAACACTATTACTTCCATAAGCAATAAGCCAATCAATCCCAACACACAGTTTTAAATCAGAATtacaaacaaaaagacccagttaaaaaaatcagaaactaCATAAAAAACCCATTAATTTCCTGCAATTCATCACACAAAAAAATTCCAGATTTTGACTTATTATTAGTACAATCACAATTACAAACCAGTGACATAAACAAACCAATCCTTTCCTTCACTagcaaaaccaaaaccaaaaccaaaaccaaaaccctaaaTACACAAAACAACCCTAGACACGCAGCAAGAAAACACTCAAGTCAAACATtataattgttgttgttatcgccacagacagagagagagacagaaaaATCACCTTGAGAATGCGAATCTCGTTATCAAGAAGACGAGACTTTCTTGTGATATCTTCAGTAGTCATGGAGGCAAGCTGGTCATCTTCGAAGCTTGAATCCTCCACCATCGGGGTTGCCATGGTTACCAAGATTCGAGCTTAAAGCAAAGAAATTTAGAGAGAACTGAGAAGAAAAGGTTgagtgtagagagagagagagagagtaataaaatatttttgtttttgtttatatttattttctctgcTTGTTGCCGAAGACAGGAAATGATGGGCTTGAGGTTACTGTTTTCTTGCTGGGCTTTATTCTGTATTGGACACATGCTGTTCGAGtagaaagattatttttttttagggttcaGGCATGAGCAAAGTTATAATAACCGGTTAGCCCATGACTTGTGCAAATTGAATAggtaaatacaaaataatattatttaaaataacattcttttaaaataaatttagaattttttattttatttttttttcaaaaataattttaaaatataaaaaaagcgaGCTCGTAATCTAAAATTTAACTCATGTTAGGTCCCTAGTgggtaaatttattttctaacatagtTTGGGAACAacctattttataaaataacatggTTTGGTAAATGTTGCAATTAAGAATGCCAATGCTTTAAAAAGTCCCAATTGAGTATGTTGATATTTCAAAGAAATAGTTGAAATAAGAtggcacaaataaaaaaaaatcataataaaataaattcaacgaTACAAATAAAAGTTATCGATAATGAGTGGAGTAGACCACACAAGTATTTTATATTTGGCatgtcttatatttttaacagtATTGTAGTGTGTAAATATGTTATTATGtccattatatatttaataaaaataggcattaataaatatttaatttgatattgtaAGATGATTACacataaatatttgattaattataatattattgtatgGATAGTTGTTTGTGTTCAGCTGATTTACCAATCCATTTAAAGAATAGACAAAGACATATGgatgaataaaagaaaagaaaaggggatcATATGATAATGCACAAGTTCATCCATGAATCATATTTGTTTTGACCTAGtttatgaataaattaattgatgaaCTAAATACATACAATAATTTATGGTATTAGCATTCCTCTTTTCTGTAAGAGATTTCAAGTTCCAATTTTTCCCATGTAACAAGAAAAATAGCTATTCATttctagaaatttttttatatcaaatgtaaaaaatgatttttttttatttagaattcatTTGTTTCtatattaagatatatattttattcaaaccAATCAACATACTATATAGTTTAGCTGATTTGGATTGTtctttatatatcaaataaattgcTATTCGAGAACTTTTCTAGTGAGATTTAAGCAAGCAAGTGGTGTTGTTAGCTTATGTAGGATGTTATAAATATAGGAACTCTGGTTTTTGACCTTGGCATGTTTGAAGCTTCAACAATGCTTGACCATTTAGGTAGCAgacatttcattaatattacAGACATTTTGGGTACAACAGGCCAATCTTTGGCCTTTCCTGTTCTATAAATCATGCAGAAACTTGTGAAATGAACAAAGTTCCTCTTGCTGTATCGCAAAGATCAGTTGTTGACCACATTAAGCTGGTAAATCATGGACAATCTACAGAACTTTATGTGGCTATCACAGAATATACAGCagataaatagtaattaaagcTTCCAGTAAATTTCTAGGCGATGGAAAATGCCTGCAACGATGCCCCAGAAGAGGATCTCTGCAAAGATAACATAAAGTAGAATGCCAACTCTTTGAGAATGccaaactcctataaaaatatGCTTTTGAATCCAGTATATCTGCAACAGATGGATTGAATTAAGCCAGCAAACTAGGGTAGAACCATGAACTTTATGTCCCCTAAGGTTTGATAAGAAAACTGGAAAGATGAAAGGTGAAAACGTGACAAGGTTCGACGAAAACTCACCAGTGTATTGTGAGGATCATTGTAGTACCACCCATTGATGAAACCAGCAAAGATGCCTTCAGCAGCCATGACATAAACAAGCATCGCGTTCATGCCAATCCATGCTAATGGCTGAAAGATGCACTTCCAGCCCCAAATATCAACCTTGAAGGAAAATGAAATTGTTTCATATCATAAGTAACCTATTGACAGTTTCAAACTAGGGTTCTCGATTTTATAACCCGAAAATGGTTCAGCTGTGACAACAGCATACCAGGGCGTAGATGGATGAAAACACCAATGCTGCTGCTCCGGATGTTACACAAACATAGCTGAAAGTGTATAGTTGCTTATTTAAGGGAATCGCtgcgaaggaaaaaaaaaagggttaagatTCTCCTATGAAAATATGCATATATCGTATTTCAGTTCTCACCATGTGTGAAATGAAGAACAAGCCCTAAAATAAGAAGGGCAAATCCCATCACAATCCAATGCTTCAGTCTAGCTGCATGACCCTGGAGTTCAAAGATTTGTCAAAGCAGTGAGGCAAGATCTAGATTTAAGCCAAGCATTTAAATgcttaaaacaacaaaactaacCCTCATATATACAAGCACATGTCCAAAATGAACTCCAATGATGGTAGAAAGAACTGCAGATATTGAGCTGCAAGTAATGAGATTGAAATCCACATATCCAGTTAGACATTTTCTCAAGATGCGTGTACAGCATAAAAGGCAGTGTGCATTCAATCTGGACTTCTTTTATAGAGGGATGGGTGAT
Coding sequences within it:
- the LOC133669136 gene encoding 26S proteasome regulatory subunit 6A homolog A, which translates into the protein MATPMVEDSSFEDDQLASMTTEDITRKSRLLDNEIRILKEEVQRTNLELDSYKEKIKENQEKIKLNKQLPYLVGNIVEILEMNPEDEAEEDGANIDLDSQRKGKCVVLKTSTRQTIFLPVVGLVDPDKLKPGDLVGVNKDSYLILDTLPSEYDSRVKAMEVDEKPTEDYNDIGGLEKQIQELVEAIVLPMTHQERFQKLGIRPPKGILLYGPPGTGKTLMARACAAQTNATFLKLAGPQLVQMFIGDGAKLVRDAFQLAKEKSPCIIFIDEIDAIGTKRFDSEVSGDREVQRTMLELLNQLDGFSSDDRIKVIAATNRADILDPALMRSGRLDRKIEFPHPSEEARARILQIHSRKMNVHPDVNFEELARSTDDFNGAQLKAVCVEAGMLALRRDATEVNHEDFNEGIIQVQAKKKASLNYYA